CAGACTATTGGTGCTAGTGAAAGGATTACACAGACTATTGGTGCTAGTCAAAGGATTACACAGACTATTGGTGCTAGTCTTGCAAGGTCAGAGGTTTGCACTATAACATAGGTGTGGAGATGATTTTGGTGTACAGTAGAGGGAACATCATTTTGAAGCAACATAATGAAGGTGAACAGAATCCTGAAGGTGAAGTTACTATTAAAGGCTATTATAATTCTCCTGTTTGTGTAATATGAAGTGGTTCTCTGGTTTTTGGATAGATATTAGGAGCAAAACTGGATGTGGCTCGCCTTGTCAGCAGTGCCACACTTCTTTAAGCTGTGCCCAGACATGCACTTTTCTATAGGAGGGCTGACAGTCACGTAACAGAATGATAGTTAGGGTTCCGGTTCCTTCAGGGCAAGGCattgagaggtcagaggtcagagggacAGATGTTCTGCTGACTTGATGGTGCTCCACGTGACAGCATGAGATGCATGCATACAGGTCATGGATGAACATGTTTGGTTAGTAACTCCTACTGTAAgtaactcatctctctctctctcccattgctCAGAGCTGTAATGATGTAGTTCTGGAGCGATTTGGCTCTGAGCTGAAGTATGATGCTGCCCTGCGCCTCGGCGCCCTGCAAATGTACATCCTCACCATGATGACCCGGCAGACCCAGAAGGTCTCTCTCAAGTACATCCAGTgagtcgtctctctctctctctctttctctctgactcccttcctccttctctctctctggcttcctccctccttctctccttctcccacccAGTGTTTTGtgacctctccctttctctgtacATCCAGTGGGTCGTCTCTTAATCAAGCCTTATTCCACCACCACATCAAACACCCGTAGATGAAGTCTCAGGAATTTCCAGTTGAACATAGACTCCCTCAAAAACCCCTTTgccccttttttttaaatgtatttttcctACATGAGGACTGCTCTGTGacctctgccatctctctctgccccttagGAAAGAGTGGGGTTTAGCATTGTTTCTTCCTCCGTCGGTGATGTCCCACATGAAGGAGAAAAATATCAagaaagctctcacacacatcctgaaGACTAATCAGAATCTAGTGCCTCCAGGGAAGAAGGTATGTATCATAGAGCTCCTTCCTCTTCCATACCGGCAGGAGAAATGTTGTGAAAGGGAGACCTCTACTGGCCTTATTAAGTTTTACCCCCTCAAAATAAAAGTTTCTCAGAACAGTTTGTATTTATGATATTCATGAAACtcaaaaaatgtattcagttcCCTGGAAGGTGTCATATCACTACCCTGAGTTACTCATCTCAATGGCTTCCCTGTTCTGCTGAAAGAGTTGCTAAAAAATAGCGTTACTGTGTCCTGTGCGAATTAATaagttgtctttgtctttttcttgtgAAACTAATCAACTCCTGATTGTTTTGTATATTGTTTCAGATGACGGTGCTGCAGGCAAAGGTGCACTATCTGAAGTATCTCAGTGAAATGAGATTGTATGGTGGGAGAGTATTCAAGTCTATTCTCCTGGTAAGCACAGCTGTTTTTTGCTCTGTAAAATGTCTCACTATGTGTATCACTCCCTAACATTTctcctctcaatctctttcttacacacccTCACTTTACAGCAAGGTGAGAAACAGACGGATGTAACCCTGCTGGTTGGCCCAAGGTATGGCATCAGTCATGTCATCAACGTCAAGACCAATCTAGTGGCTCTTTTAGCGGACTTCAGTCACGTGAACCGCATTGAGATCCTCACAGAGGACGAGACCAATGTCCGGGTGGAACTGCACGTGCTGGATGTCAAGGTAATGTAGGAAGACATGTTGAAACAATGACAATCATTAGAAATCTTTCAGGTTGGAAGCATCTGAGAGGTATTGTTTGACTCAGAATTATGACAAAAATGATTAACTGTCTCAAGTAAGAGATGACATTTGTCATTTTGGATGCATTCCATAActtttttggttttctccatcTGATAGCCGATCACATTGGTGATGGAGTCAAGTGATGCCATGAACCTGGCCTGCATGACGGCGGGTTACTATCGGCTGCTCGTGGACTCCAGACGCTCGATATTCAACATGGCTCACAGCAACAGCATGGGTGACATGGACAGTAAGTACACCGGATCACTGTTGCCAAAAAGCAAGTTACATCCTTGTCAATGACTCCATGTTGTCATCCATCTAAAGTAAACACAAGGCAGCACTCAGAGGTACACTGTAAGTAAGGGGTGCCACCGTTAGAAGTTAGGTGGCATGGTCAATTGTGAAAGACCGGTTTCACGGTTATCTTGattattttctgttttaatAATTCAGGGTCTGCACATGTCTTCACCATcctgactttgtagcctacagTACAGTCACACGTGCTGACCCTAACCACAAAATGGTTCATCTCAACATCCCTAACTGTAAAAGACCAAAAAATAGACTCTTCGTCAGAAGGTGGTTTACAAAAATGTTGTCCATCTATTATGTAAGTAGTGCAGGAACTTAGCCTTAGGGGAAAGCAGACCTTTGAGTGTTCTTGTTCTGTTCCAGGTCAGGATCGGGGGCTGGAGTGGCCGTACAGCACTTCCTTTGGAGACCTGGAGGACCCCAGTGCTCAGGGTGGCCCCAGCCAATCCTGCCCCAGCCAATCCTGCCCCAGAGAGTCTGACTCTGACTACCCAGAGACTCACGCAGTGGAGAACAATCACGGCTCCCCCTTTCGCATGGAAGTCTTCCGgccacctccacctccgccgGGTGGGGAGAGGCccgggggggggaggagaagccCCTTACCCCCGCCGCTCCCCCCGCCGAGACAGAGGCCCCAAGACTCACCCCGAAACACAAAAGTTTCCTTTATTTTCGGTGATCCCCCCATGGATTCTTTGAACCCTTCGAATCTGGGCTACCAGCAGCTCATGGACGAGAGCCCCGAGTTGGCCGATGAGGGCCGGTCGGCGTTCCTTCCGAGCGGCGCTGGTGGCCTCCGTGTGCCAGACGGCATGGCGTTCTGCAAGAACGTTGTGTACAGTAACATCGGAGAGGGACGGATCTTCACCGGGGTTGAGGGAGCCGTGGAGGAGCCGCTCCTGCGAGACCTCTGCTACGCCGAGACCACTGACGAGGTGGAGGACGAAGACGAAGGCAGCGGCGAGGAGGACTCCACCATCaccgagggagagggagagggagagggacccGAAGGCGAGGCGGGGGCTCTGTCGCCATCATCTGCCGGAAACTCCACCTTCCTGTCGCTCTCGGGCTCCAGCGATGACATCATCGATCTGACGTCACTGCCCCCCCCTGAAGGGGAGGACAACGAGGTCAGCGACGCGCTGCTGAGGACCCTCAACATGGCCATCGCTGCACCTCCTCCTGGCTTCAGGGACAGTTCCGACGAGGAAGGTGCAGAAGGCAAGGGCCAGCCACCGGGCTCCTGTGACCACGACGACCTCCCAGTGTCTCTGATTGACGCGGTACCCACACACGGGGAGAGCAGCGGCAGCACAGACAGGAGGCTGGACCACGCGGTGGTGACCACGCTTCAAGCACTGGAGGCGCTCGCTGTGGCCGAGGAGCCAGCACGGCCACAGAGACCCAACAGCAGCGCAGGTCCTCACACTTACACAGTACAGTCGtacacgcatgcgcacgcacacacaccgtacacacgcacacacgcgcacggccacacacacacacatcctgtctgtgtgcacaaTGGAGGTACGTATGTTTTATTTCCTCCTGTGAACCAAGAAAGATTTACAAAATAGCAGAATATTACAGCCATTGGCATTAAGCGGCATCCTTACTTTTACAGCCTTTTACAGAAGGGGGTAAAAATTTCATTTAAAATCATAATTTTCACTGGACGCATAATTATAGAGCAAGTTTAGGGGTTTAATGCCGCTAATAAGGCCAGATCTGCCACAATTTTTTGGCATTTGTGTCAGATACAGCCACTAAATGAAACACTAAAAACACCTTGTGACTGATCTGGAGTAACTATACGCAATTAATATGTGTTCTCCTACTTTAAAACAAGCTTTTGTGGGTATTCGTACAGTTTTAAGGCcccattttgttttttatttttgaaaagaTGCTAAATGTGATGCCTTGAGCCGTCTACAGGCCAGCATCTGCCAGTTTAAACCACTCATGGCCTTGAGACTGCACAGATCAGATATACATTTGTTTTACAGCAGGAAGACTAATATTATTGGAATATCTATAATACTTGCAATGGTTTTTTAATGTATCAACAAAAAATCCTAAGAAATGAGCCAATCTTACCAAAACTTTGTAGACCAAGTACATGTCTATCCCCATAAGCACAATTATTCTAATTATTCTAATACACAACATTTCTAAGGAGCCTTATTGAACCCCTAAACCTGCACTATGATCTAGGTGAAAATGTATGTAACGCCATAAAAGCCGTGAAATGGCATTAATATTTGGGATATGTTAGGAATGAATATGGAATAATGTATGGTAGGTTTTAAGGAATTTGCCGATAATCATtgcataaacatttaaaaacaaagcaatATAATAACTAGCCTTTTTGTTCACTCTTAAATACAGGAAGTGCCATATCTCGTACATTCAGCCCAGCATCATCCTCTGATTCAGGAAACGAGACAAACTCCTCAGAGATGACGGAGACTTCGGAGCAGGCAGCAGCCCACAAGCTCTCAGAGACTCACATGCGCCTCCTAGTGGCCACCACCGAGGGCTACCAGCCTCTGCTGGAGGAGAAGACCGAGTTCCCCGTGTCGCCGTGCTCGCGAGCACCCATCCCAAAGCCCCCGCGCAGTCCGCGCCATCGCCAGGCTGAGCCGCAGTCCGCCGCAGTGCCTTCCCAGCAGACGCTACCTTCAGATGGGATTGAGATGGAGCCGGAGACCATGGAGGACAAATCCCTGACTGACTACATGGCGAGGGGGCATTCGAGCACTCTGCTCAATTCTTGCAGTGGCAAACGCCCGAGCTCTGGTGCTGGTGGAGGTAAGCACCACAAGAAAGGAGGGTATGACCCCAACTCAGGAAAGTTCAACACCTTCACGGCCAGAGACAGCCGGCGGAGGGGCCACTTTGATGTTGAGCGCACCTCCTTCTGTGAGATGATCCAGAAGCGGCAACCTTTGCCTGAGGAGGGGTTGATGACCAGCCAGAGACACAGTATGTTAAGCATCCCCCACCTGGATCGAACACCTTCAAACGAGAGCAGAGAAGATGGCAGCGGCGCTGATAGCGTCAACGTCACCGACCATCAACCAAgtactcccctcccctccccgtcCAAAAAGCCTCATGAGCCCTGCCCGGTGGACTACGGTGGGGACGAGCAGCAGCACGTGCAGCCGGTGGCGAGGCCGGGTGTGGCGCGGCTGTGTGAGTACCACCTGGCCAAACGGATCTCAACGCTGCAGAACGAGCACTCCCTGCAGAGCTCCCAGTGCTCCTCCCTGGACGCGGGCTGCAGCACGGGGAGCAGCGCCTGCGCCACCCCGACCGACTCCCCGCTCGCCGCCGCCGCGCCCGACGGCAGGCATCTGCTCTCGGAGTCTTCGTCGTCTCTGGTCCACTGCCTCCAAGGACAGCTCCCGTCCAACATGCACCCCCACGCCGACCCAGCCCTACTGCGCAAGATGCTGCCGAACATTCACCCAGCGCCCGGCTCCGACCCGGCCCTCAGTGTGCCTCGCGAGGGCACTGCGCGGAGCTCCAAGATCAAAGAGACTACAGGTACAGCTCGCAGGAGTAACCTTTTCAGTGATCTGCATGCAAAACCAGGCTCTGTTAGGAATCTAAACACAAAGGAGGGCAGCGAGGCCTATAGGCAGCTGATAAACTACCTGACAGTGAGTCAGATGCACCAAGGGGGCAAACTGCAAAGCGCAGGCCTGGGGGGAGGCAGGAAGGACAGAAGGCATTTAGTGAATAGCCCACAGCTGCTTGATCTTGTTAGGGGTAAGGGGAACACCATTGCCCGATGTCCCTGCatgccacccccaccctcaccctttCTGAGCCCCCACCTAGCACAGCCCGGTTTGGCCCCCTCACAGGGCACCAGAGGGCCTCGATTGTATCACTCCGCCACCCTGCCTGCTAAGCTGAAGAGGAGTCCTGACTTGCATGCTCAGAGACCCGCTACCAGCCTCGAAGTGAGCCACGGTGGGCATCACGAGCGGAGGAGCTCGTTTTCCGGCCTGGAGGGCGATCTAGAGCGAGGCGTCAACCCCGAGCGGCTCCTGTCTCTGGCTCAGAGGGACGGTGTCCGTGAGGGGGGGCCTTGCAGGTCGTCTTCGTCCAGGTCCCGTGGCGGCGGAGCTGACGACTGGTTCAGGTCTGACTGGAGGACGAAGCATGTGGTCCACCAGGCACATAAtgattctctctgtttctctgccacCCCCAGTGTAGCTCGCTCAGAGCAGCTTGCGACAGGAGCGGGAGACCAGCCAGCGCTTTACCCTCGGCAGGTCAAAGCCTGCGCCTCCCCCGCGCCGCCCCCTCCACcttcaccaccaccccctcctcctcctcctccaccaccaccgccgcccccACAAAACAGCAGGACCCTGAACGCCCATTCCAGCGTGCCAAAACAGGAGTCGCCGAATCCGCTCAGGCAAAACCACGTCCAGGCGCAGGTGCCACTGCTGTACCAGTGCAACTCATCGTCCATGAACAGCTTACGCCGGAGCCGAGAGCTCAGGAGGAGCACCAGCAACATCACCGCAGGCTCGGGGAGTGTTGAGACGCTCTTCGAGAGATCCAGAGGCTCCTCGGCAACCAGGTGCTCCCAGGCGCCTCCCGTTCAGCCGGTCGAAAACAAACTACAGCAGCGGCGCCCCACCAAGAAGAGGCTGTCCAAGAGCTACTCCCAGGGATCCATGGCCTCGCAAGCCACCTGCTGGTCCAGCGGTGGCCGGGACAGGAGGGCCTCCGTGATGCTGCCGTTGCAGAAGGAAACCAAACAGATGAAGGGGTCACAGAAACTGGACGCCAGTCCCTGGAGATGCCACGGCCCCTTCAGCTACTGCTTCTTCAAGAGAAAGAGCCAGACCGAGGAGGACGACACAGACGGAGAGTCCTCCGGAAGATTCCGGGGCGACCTGGAAGAAGCAGGGCCCTCCCAGTACAACAACCCCAACCCCGTTCTAGACACCACAGGAGAACAGCTGTACGGGGAGGTCCTGAACAACATGAGCTTTGGCGACCGTCTGGCTCGCATCAATGCGCT
The sequence above is drawn from the Clupea harengus chromosome 16, Ch_v2.0.2, whole genome shotgun sequence genome and encodes:
- the LOC105902824 gene encoding FERM and PDZ domain-containing protein 4 isoform X3; translated protein: MDRAEDELGVFTIIHHKNKSSGWPPPTGSWAGLQGAQYGWDVARDTRDCFSNHVTQSNSLEEVPLDGGQLVAPTPRRVEMRRDPVLGFGFVAGSEKPVVVRSVTPGGPSEGKLVPGDEIIMINDEPVASAPRERVIDLVRNCKESIMLTVVQPYPCPKSAFISAAKKAKLKSNPVKVRFAEEVIINGQVPDAVKDNSLLFMPNVLKVYLENGQTKSFRFDTSTSVKDVIMTLQEKLSIKCIEHFSLTLEQRGEQRGEQRGEQRGEPRGEASSKTLQLLHEQEMLTQRPGSHKMKCFFRISFVPKDPVDLLRRDAVAFEYLYVQSCNDVVLERFGSELKYDAALRLGALQMYILTMMTRQTQKVSLKYIQKEWGLALFLPPSVMSHMKEKNIKKALTHILKTNQNLVPPGKKMTVLQAKVHYLKYLSEMRLYGGRVFKSILLQGEKQTDVTLLVGPRYGISHVINVKTNLVALLADFSHVNRIEILTEDETNVRVELHVLDVKPITLVMESSDAMNLACMTAGYYRLLVDSRRSIFNMAHSNSMGDMDSQDRGLEWPYSTSFGDLEDPSAQGGPSQSCPSQSCPRESDSDYPETHAVENNHGSPFRMEVFRPPPPPPGGERPGGGRRSPLPPPLPPPRQRPQDSPRNTKVSFIFGDPPMDSLNPSNLGYQQLMDESPELADEGRSAFLPSGAGGLRVPDGMAFCKNVVYSNIGEGRIFTGVEGAVEEPLLRDLCYAETTDEVEDEDEGSGEEDSTITEGEGEGEGPEGEAGALSPSSAGNSTFLSLSGSSDDIIDLTSLPPPEGEDNEVSDALLRTLNMAIAAPPPGFRDSSDEEGAEGKGQPPGSCDHDDLPVSLIDAVPTHGESSGSTDRRLDHAVVTTLQALEALAVAEEPARPQRPNSSAGPHTYTVQSYTHAHAHTPYTRTHAHGHTHTHPVCVHNGGSAISRTFSPASSSDSGNETNSSEMTETSEQAAAHKLSETHMRLLVATTEGYQPLLEEKTEFPVSPCSRAPIPKPPRSPRHRQAEPQSAAVPSQQTLPSDGIEMEPETMEDKSLTDYMARGHSSTLLNSCSGKRPSSGAGGGKHHKKGGYDPNSGKFNTFTARDSRRRGHFDVERTSFCEMIQKRQPLPEEGLMTSQRHSMLSIPHLDRTPSNESREDGSGADSVNVTDHQPSTPLPSPSKKPHEPCPVDYGGDEQQHVQPVARPGVARLCEYHLAKRISTLQNEHSLQSSQCSSLDAGCSTGSSACATPTDSPLAAAAPDGRHLLSESSSSLVHCLQGQLPSNMHPHADPALLRKMLPNIHPAPGSDPALSVPREGTARSSKIKETTGTARRSNLFSDLHAKPGSVRNLNTKEGSEAYRQLINYLTVSQMHQGGKLQSAGLGGGRKDRRHLVNSPQLLDLVRGKGNTIARCPCMPPPPSPFLSPHLAQPGLAPSQGTRGPRLYHSATLPAKLKRSPDLHAQRPATSLEVSHGGHHERRSSFSGLEGDLERGVNPERLLSLAQRDGVREGGPCRSSSSRSRGGGADDWFRSDWRTKHVVHQAHNDSLCFSATPSVARSEQLATGAGDQPALYPRQVKACASPAPPPPPSPPPPPPPPPPPPPPPQNSRTLNAHSSVPKQESPNPLRQNHVQAQVPLLYQCNSSSMNSLRRSRELRRSTSNITAGSGSVETLFERSRGSSATRCSQAPPVQPVENKLQQRRPTKKRLSKSYSQGSMASQATCWSSGGRDRRASVMLPLQKETKQMKGSQKLDASPWRCHGPFSYCFFKRKSQTEEDDTDGESSGRFRGDLEEAGPSQYNNPNPVLDTTGEQLYGEVLNNMSFGDRLARINALKDRIYSYPAGFADVLRDASELIALVRSSVGRGDRGVPPLQGQELAQYKQLLSIESKELGRACRRMAQAHGSPEEMLLAVTCSFQVLCCLSEACMCLVRGLGASASQQQREVVAKVDEVVMNYICLLRAAEAASGCAPGDHSVRALARHSSTMSAIANTLTRSLKTLLSK
- the LOC105902824 gene encoding FERM and PDZ domain-containing protein 4 isoform X1, yielding MDRAEDELGVFTIIHHKNKSSGWPPPTGSWAGLQGAQYGWDVARDTRDCFSNHVTQSNSLEEVPLDGGQLVAPTPRRVEMRRDPVLGFGFVAGSEKPVVVRSVTPGGPSEGKLVPGDEIIMINDEPVASAPRERVIDLVRNCKESIMLTVVQPYPCPKSAFISAAKKAKLKSNPVKVRFAEEVIINGQVPDAVKDNSLLFMPNVLKVYLENGQTKSFRFDTSTSVKDVIMTLQEKLSIKCIEHFSLTLEQRGEQRGEQRGEQRGEPRGEASSKTLQLLHEQEMLTQVTQRPGSHKMKCFFRISFVPKDPVDLLRRDAVAFEYLYVQSCNDVVLERFGSELKYDAALRLGALQMYILTMMTRQTQKVSLKYIQKEWGLALFLPPSVMSHMKEKNIKKALTHILKTNQNLVPPGKKMTVLQAKVHYLKYLSEMRLYGGRVFKSILLQGEKQTDVTLLVGPRYGISHVINVKTNLVALLADFSHVNRIEILTEDETNVRVELHVLDVKPITLVMESSDAMNLACMTAGYYRLLVDSRRSIFNMAHSNSMGDMDSQDRGLEWPYSTSFGDLEDPSAQGGPSQSCPSQSCPRESDSDYPETHAVENNHGSPFRMEVFRPPPPPPGGERPGGGRRSPLPPPLPPPRQRPQDSPRNTKVSFIFGDPPMDSLNPSNLGYQQLMDESPELADEGRSAFLPSGAGGLRVPDGMAFCKNVVYSNIGEGRIFTGVEGAVEEPLLRDLCYAETTDEVEDEDEGSGEEDSTITEGEGEGEGPEGEAGALSPSSAGNSTFLSLSGSSDDIIDLTSLPPPEGEDNEVSDALLRTLNMAIAAPPPGFRDSSDEEGAEGKGQPPGSCDHDDLPVSLIDAVPTHGESSGSTDRRLDHAVVTTLQALEALAVAEEPARPQRPNSSAGPHTYTVQSYTHAHAHTPYTRTHAHGHTHTHPVCVHNGGSAISRTFSPASSSDSGNETNSSEMTETSEQAAAHKLSETHMRLLVATTEGYQPLLEEKTEFPVSPCSRAPIPKPPRSPRHRQAEPQSAAVPSQQTLPSDGIEMEPETMEDKSLTDYMARGHSSTLLNSCSGKRPSSGAGGGKHHKKGGYDPNSGKFNTFTARDSRRRGHFDVERTSFCEMIQKRQPLPEEGLMTSQRHSMLSIPHLDRTPSNESREDGSGADSVNVTDHQPSTPLPSPSKKPHEPCPVDYGGDEQQHVQPVARPGVARLCEYHLAKRISTLQNEHSLQSSQCSSLDAGCSTGSSACATPTDSPLAAAAPDGRHLLSESSSSLVHCLQGQLPSNMHPHADPALLRKMLPNIHPAPGSDPALSVPREGTARSSKIKETTGTARRSNLFSDLHAKPGSVRNLNTKEGSEAYRQLINYLTVSQMHQGGKLQSAGLGGGRKDRRHLVNSPQLLDLVRGKGNTIARCPCMPPPPSPFLSPHLAQPGLAPSQGTRGPRLYHSATLPAKLKRSPDLHAQRPATSLEVSHGGHHERRSSFSGLEGDLERGVNPERLLSLAQRDGVREGGPCRSSSSRSRGGGADDWFRSDWRTKHVVHQAHNDSLCFSATPSVARSEQLATGAGDQPALYPRQVKACASPAPPPPPSPPPPPPPPPPPPPPPQNSRTLNAHSSVPKQESPNPLRQNHVQAQVPLLYQCNSSSMNSLRRSRELRRSTSNITAGSGSVETLFERSRGSSATRCSQAPPVQPVENKLQQRRPTKKRLSKSYSQGSMASQATCWSSGGRDRRASVMLPLQKETKQMKGSQKLDASPWRCHGPFSYCFFKRKSQTEEDDTDGESSGRFRGDLEEAGPSQYNNPNPVLDTTGEQLYGEVLNNMSFGDRLARINALKDRIYSYPAGFADVLRDASELIALVRSSVGRGDRGVPPLQGQELAQYKQLLSIESKELGRACRRMAQAHGSPEEMLLAVTCSFQVLCCLSEACMCLVRGLGASASQQQREVVAKVDEVVMNYICLLRAAEAASGCAPGDHSVRALARHSSTMSAIANTLTRSLKTLLSK
- the LOC105902824 gene encoding FERM and PDZ domain-containing protein 4 isoform X2, whose translation is MDVFGFSKMAKLTGHKNKSSGWPPPTGSWAGLQGAQYGWDVARDTRDCFSNHVTQSNSLEEVPLDGGQLVAPTPRRVEMRRDPVLGFGFVAGSEKPVVVRSVTPGGPSEGKLVPGDEIIMINDEPVASAPRERVIDLVRNCKESIMLTVVQPYPCPKSAFISAAKKAKLKSNPVKVRFAEEVIINGQVPDAVKDNSLLFMPNVLKVYLENGQTKSFRFDTSTSVKDVIMTLQEKLSIKCIEHFSLTLEQRGEQRGEQRGEQRGEPRGEASSKTLQLLHEQEMLTQVTQRPGSHKMKCFFRISFVPKDPVDLLRRDAVAFEYLYVQSCNDVVLERFGSELKYDAALRLGALQMYILTMMTRQTQKVSLKYIQKEWGLALFLPPSVMSHMKEKNIKKALTHILKTNQNLVPPGKKMTVLQAKVHYLKYLSEMRLYGGRVFKSILLQGEKQTDVTLLVGPRYGISHVINVKTNLVALLADFSHVNRIEILTEDETNVRVELHVLDVKPITLVMESSDAMNLACMTAGYYRLLVDSRRSIFNMAHSNSMGDMDSQDRGLEWPYSTSFGDLEDPSAQGGPSQSCPSQSCPRESDSDYPETHAVENNHGSPFRMEVFRPPPPPPGGERPGGGRRSPLPPPLPPPRQRPQDSPRNTKVSFIFGDPPMDSLNPSNLGYQQLMDESPELADEGRSAFLPSGAGGLRVPDGMAFCKNVVYSNIGEGRIFTGVEGAVEEPLLRDLCYAETTDEVEDEDEGSGEEDSTITEGEGEGEGPEGEAGALSPSSAGNSTFLSLSGSSDDIIDLTSLPPPEGEDNEVSDALLRTLNMAIAAPPPGFRDSSDEEGAEGKGQPPGSCDHDDLPVSLIDAVPTHGESSGSTDRRLDHAVVTTLQALEALAVAEEPARPQRPNSSAGPHTYTVQSYTHAHAHTPYTRTHAHGHTHTHPVCVHNGGSAISRTFSPASSSDSGNETNSSEMTETSEQAAAHKLSETHMRLLVATTEGYQPLLEEKTEFPVSPCSRAPIPKPPRSPRHRQAEPQSAAVPSQQTLPSDGIEMEPETMEDKSLTDYMARGHSSTLLNSCSGKRPSSGAGGGKHHKKGGYDPNSGKFNTFTARDSRRRGHFDVERTSFCEMIQKRQPLPEEGLMTSQRHSMLSIPHLDRTPSNESREDGSGADSVNVTDHQPSTPLPSPSKKPHEPCPVDYGGDEQQHVQPVARPGVARLCEYHLAKRISTLQNEHSLQSSQCSSLDAGCSTGSSACATPTDSPLAAAAPDGRHLLSESSSSLVHCLQGQLPSNMHPHADPALLRKMLPNIHPAPGSDPALSVPREGTARSSKIKETTGTARRSNLFSDLHAKPGSVRNLNTKEGSEAYRQLINYLTVSQMHQGGKLQSAGLGGGRKDRRHLVNSPQLLDLVRGKGNTIARCPCMPPPPSPFLSPHLAQPGLAPSQGTRGPRLYHSATLPAKLKRSPDLHAQRPATSLEVSHGGHHERRSSFSGLEGDLERGVNPERLLSLAQRDGVREGGPCRSSSSRSRGGGADDWFRSDWRTKHVVHQAHNDSLCFSATPSVARSEQLATGAGDQPALYPRQVKACASPAPPPPPSPPPPPPPPPPPPPPPQNSRTLNAHSSVPKQESPNPLRQNHVQAQVPLLYQCNSSSMNSLRRSRELRRSTSNITAGSGSVETLFERSRGSSATRCSQAPPVQPVENKLQQRRPTKKRLSKSYSQGSMASQATCWSSGGRDRRASVMLPLQKETKQMKGSQKLDASPWRCHGPFSYCFFKRKSQTEEDDTDGESSGRFRGDLEEAGPSQYNNPNPVLDTTGEQLYGEVLNNMSFGDRLARINALKDRIYSYPAGFADVLRDASELIALVRSSVGRGDRGVPPLQGQELAQYKQLLSIESKELGRACRRMAQAHGSPEEMLLAVTCSFQVLCCLSEACMCLVRGLGASASQQQREVVAKVDEVVMNYICLLRAAEAASGCAPGDHSVRALARHSSTMSAIANTLTRSLKTLLSK
- the LOC105902824 gene encoding FERM and PDZ domain-containing protein 4 isoform X4 → MDRAEDELGVFTIIHHKNKSSGWPPPTGSWAGLQGAQYGWDVARDTRDCFSNHVTQSNSLEEVPLDGGQLVAPTPRRVEMRRDPVLGFGFVAGSEKPVVVRSVTPGGPSEGKLVPGDEIIMINDEPVASAPRERVIDLVRNCKESIMLTVVQPYPCPKSAFISAAKKAKLKSNPVKVRFAEEVIINGQVPDAVKDNSLLFMPNVLKVYLENGQTKSFRFDTSTSVKDVIMTLQEKLSIKCIEHFSLTLEQRGEQRGEQRGEQRGEPRGEASSKTLQLLHEQEMLTQVTQRPGSHKMKCFFRISFVPKDPVDLLRRDAVAFEYLYVQSCNDVVLERFGSELKYDAALRLGALQMYILTMMTRQTQKVSLKYIQKEWGLALFLPPSVMSHMKEKNIKKALTHILKTNQNLVPPGKKMTVLQAKVHYLKYLSEMRLYGGRVFKSILLQGEKQTDVTLLVGPRYGISHVINVKTNLVALLADFSHVNRIEILTEDETNVRVELHVLDVKPITLVMESSDAMNLACMTAGYYRLLVDSRRSIFNMAHSNSMGDMDSQDRGLEWPYSTSFGDLEDPSAQGGPSQSCPSQSCPRESDSDYPETHAVENNHGSPFRMEVFRPPPPPPGGERPGGGRRSPLPPPLPPPRQRPQDSPRNTKVSFIFGDPPMDSLNPSNLGYQQLMDESPELADEGRSAFLPSGAGGLRVPDGMAFCKNVVYSNIGEGRIFTGVEGAVEEPLLRDLCYAETTDEVEDEDEGSGEEDSTITEGEGEGEGPEGEAGALSPSSAGNSTFLSLSGSSDDIIDLTSLPPPEGEDNEVSDALLRTLNMAIAAPPPGFRDSSDEEGAEGKGQPPGSCDHDDLPVSLIDAVPTHGESSGSTDRRLDHAVVTTLQALEALAVAEEPARPQRPNSSAGSAISRTFSPASSSDSGNETNSSEMTETSEQAAAHKLSETHMRLLVATTEGYQPLLEEKTEFPVSPCSRAPIPKPPRSPRHRQAEPQSAAVPSQQTLPSDGIEMEPETMEDKSLTDYMARGHSSTLLNSCSGKRPSSGAGGGKHHKKGGYDPNSGKFNTFTARDSRRRGHFDVERTSFCEMIQKRQPLPEEGLMTSQRHSMLSIPHLDRTPSNESREDGSGADSVNVTDHQPSTPLPSPSKKPHEPCPVDYGGDEQQHVQPVARPGVARLCEYHLAKRISTLQNEHSLQSSQCSSLDAGCSTGSSACATPTDSPLAAAAPDGRHLLSESSSSLVHCLQGQLPSNMHPHADPALLRKMLPNIHPAPGSDPALSVPREGTARSSKIKETTGTARRSNLFSDLHAKPGSVRNLNTKEGSEAYRQLINYLTVSQMHQGGKLQSAGLGGGRKDRRHLVNSPQLLDLVRGKGNTIARCPCMPPPPSPFLSPHLAQPGLAPSQGTRGPRLYHSATLPAKLKRSPDLHAQRPATSLEVSHGGHHERRSSFSGLEGDLERGVNPERLLSLAQRDGVREGGPCRSSSSRSRGGGADDWFRSDWRTKHVVHQAHNDSLCFSATPSVARSEQLATGAGDQPALYPRQVKACASPAPPPPPSPPPPPPPPPPPPPPPQNSRTLNAHSSVPKQESPNPLRQNHVQAQVPLLYQCNSSSMNSLRRSRELRRSTSNITAGSGSVETLFERSRGSSATRCSQAPPVQPVENKLQQRRPTKKRLSKSYSQGSMASQATCWSSGGRDRRASVMLPLQKETKQMKGSQKLDASPWRCHGPFSYCFFKRKSQTEEDDTDGESSGRFRGDLEEAGPSQYNNPNPVLDTTGEQLYGEVLNNMSFGDRLARINALKDRIYSYPAGFADVLRDASELIALVRSSVGRGDRGVPPLQGQELAQYKQLLSIESKELGRACRRMAQAHGSPEEMLLAVTCSFQVLCCLSEACMCLVRGLGASASQQQREVVAKVDEVVMNYICLLRAAEAASGCAPGDHSVRALARHSSTMSAIANTLTRSLKTLLSK